Genomic DNA from Anabrus simplex isolate iqAnaSimp1 chromosome 9, ASM4041472v1, whole genome shotgun sequence:
aaagagagtaaaagtggacagGAAGGGAAAAAAGTGAAGGAATGgagattccacaaacaaatggaattcattttgccttatatttctacaagaaggtgagctgtcatttTAATGCAGTATGAGTAATATTTAGAATATTAAAAATCGATGAAGTTATAAGTGAATGTATATGTTGAgagtatattataatttaaaacgcatgtaattcatttgaagttataagaaaataagaacgtctcgatttgttatgttttgcagctaagacagTATAACATgtcactaataaaatgaacaacatgaataattgctTTTGAAGCACAAGGGctaggacagttcaatatgctcattctccataaacacATCTCtgtgtgtcatttcttaatatacatgtggatgtgtattaatagcttaattttccttacagcacacattcaaacattgacaggcagGAAACATATCGAGGTCAAGAGATAACGGAAGTAGCCACCCAGATGATCGAGAGTGCAgaatgtgatgacctacactccATATCACAGatatctgattcatcatctgttccgtccgcccccACACATACACAACCTCAACCAGTCGAACCCcttcgaaagaaaagaaaaatcatgccaccgagcagtagtgcagagagGGTAATTGATTATTTGCAACGGAGGGATAATAAAACTGATGCAACAGACATTTTTTTCAGTCAATGAGTGAGGCAACTAAGAAGTTGCCAGAACATATGCAAATACGCATAAAGCGTGAAGTATTTAATAGTGTATCCACTGCagaagaggaatatttagcttTAAGAGATAATAATCTTTTTCTATTATCTTCACATAATACCTCTACTGGTCCATCCAGCCTCCAGCAACAAAATGTCGTTATCATTAACGAAGAAGACGgacgaaattaattaattcattcattcatgttttagttttaatttttagCAGGGACATAGTCAGAGGACGGGGTGGGGTCCAGATTCTCTCCGAAAAGAAACCGAGACAATATTATGGTATGATTCTTATTTTCTTGTTAGTAGTGCAGGTATTAgcgtttaaaatttattttgtaatcTGATTAACCTTGTAGTACTGAATATAGTTGATAATGTAAAGAGTCCaataatatcattttaaaatgaagGCATATTCAAATACGATAATAGGCAAacttgaacagtttaaagacacaTTCATATCTGCATACTACAGTGACCCACTATTTTTAATTAATAACATAGCAACGCCTGGACTCCCATCTGAACAGAATTCTGGCTACGTTCCTATTTTTTAAGTTACATATACAGTATTACACAAAAATTAATTAAGAAAGCGGTATTAAAATAAAAGTATTAATCTAATTATATCCGTAGTATCCCTCCCTATGAAGAAACAATACATTTGCATTAGTAGGAAAACATGTACtaataagaaataaaaaggtaaaatttctttaaaatattttgtttgtatTGAAGTTCAAATTCTTGAAGTTTACAGCACTATAATGTTCAAACTTACCGTAAGCACAATGCTAATCTTTCTCATCGTTAAAGCGAAACTCTCGGATTTGATTGTATCattattgcttttacatacatttttaccttaTGCTCCATAATTtaacaacttctttttttttttttttttttgctaggggctttacttcgcaccgacacagataggtcttatggcgacgaaacaaCTTCTTATTAATTCACTAATCTAGATATGCTTATAATtgtatgaaattaatttcatagaCAACATCATAAGTGTATATTGCTAGTCATGAGTAGTTCATTTAGAAAAGTCGGTCGTGATTTCGGCCTCTACGAATGTGCTCAATTTGCCATGGTACGTTTCCTTCATTCATGAAATAATGCATTAACTCATGTCTAACGTTGAAAAGCCTCTTGAGTGGCATTACAACCCACGTGTGGAATCGGATCAAGACCTGCATCATCTGTCATTATTTCCTGTTCACATTGCCCTGCTGGTGTCACTTGGATATTCTGCCGCATATAATTATGAAGAACACACGTTGCCTTTACAATTTTATCAACTAGTTCCAACTTACATCTAAACGGTTTTTCATAAACCCCCCACTGTGAAACCAGAATACCAAAAGTATTTTCAACAATACGTCTGGCTCGTGAGAGTCTATAATTGAATACGCCTTTAGGCTCATTGTTGTGAACCTGATCACGGGGGAAAGGGCGCATGAGGTATCTCTTCAATGGGAAGGCCTCATCCCCAACAAATACAAAAGGCAAACTTGGGCCGTGTGATGCCAGTGGTTCATCTGCAGGTATTTTTATTGACCCATCTTTCAATGCCGACCCAAATGCACTATTTGAGAAGATACCACCATCACTATTTCTTCCTTTGGCCTCCACATCGATCACTGTAAAACGGTAATGTGCGTCTACAACTGCTAACAGAACAATTGAAAATGTCTTCTTGTAATTGTAGAATGTTGTTCCACTATTTGGTGGGGCTCGAATAAGTACATGCTTTCCATCAAGAGCCCCTAAACAATGGGGGAAATTCCACAGATTTTCAAAATCTTTTGCAATCAGTTTCCACTTCTCCTCTGAAGGTATTGGTAGCACTTCGTCCTGCAGTCGATTCCATATCGCTTCACATACCTCATTTACTATAGATGACACAGTTGAGGCCCCCGTCCTGTAACTATATGCTATAGTTTTGAATCTGTCCCCAGTTACCAGGTACCTGAAAGATACAGTTATTTTAGACAATGAACCGGAAAATATGTGGAATAAACTACAGCATACACCAACTAACTACTGATAAATGAGCTCTGCCTAAACTTATTCTGACAGTTAAAGATCACTGGgatgtttatttaataataataataataataataataataataataataataataataataatgttcaattCTTACCTCAAACATATTGCTAATCTTTCTTTTGGTGTTATAGATTTCCTCCAATTTGTACACTTTTTCTTAATATCACCCTCAATAACAGAGAGAAGTTCGTGAAACTGTTCCTGACTTAGACGAAAGTAACTTTTAAATTCTTCGTCACTTCCGTTTAGTTcttgaatcaaatgatggaattcaccatgTATTTTTCTTCTACTTCCAATGTCCCGTATCCAGAATAGtcttctctttctgtttctttctttatCTTCATCTTCGATAACAGCAGCCAATAAAAGAGCCTCCTCTTCAattccggaaacaaatgaaaacgtatatgcacagtgcgcaatttttaaaacgtaaaaaattcaggtctagATTGAAGTAGCTGAAATCGGcgtaaggcaggagttgagtatggatgagaaaaatcgaaatgaaggtggaaatgaatttttttttttttgagaaatgatagaataaattaatagaggaagaggaatagtggaaaaaAGAGAAGAGTGAAAGAAATTGAAGATTAAATGGTGCTGAGGAAGGATAAggtagggagatgaaggaggggtagtttagggtgggttattggaggtagaaaatgtgggtaggaactttgtaaggcatggaaaatagaattggggttttgaaatttagaatttttgagaagaagaattaggaagtcgaaaaggatatttggtttttcagaaatgttgtttaagttgaaatttgggttgaagtactgatcaaggtggataaagcaatttttcagtagtgtttaagaggggacctttgtttatgattttaagtattttcatgtctttttcaatattggtgaaactatgcttggagtcttgtatgtgttgtcctatggcggagaatctattgtatttaatggcgttgatatgttcggagtatctgatatcgAAGTTGCagccggtttgtccgatgtaggaggaattgcagttgttgcatttgaatctgtacactccggatttagaaaaagcattagatttatttagtgatttagagttgtgtaaaatatccaaatttctattgttagttctaaaagaaattttcatattgtgtttttaaaaaatattagttattttataagcatcttgagtgaaagtgaaagtgaaaatggaaaatgcagttggttttgttgtgtctttagataaagtggttttaggacggtgtttgaatttgtaaatgatgcggtttatgaaggagttattAAAGCCATTGAGTTTAGCAATGTTACGGAtgatgttcaattcattatttaaatcttttttagacataggggtgttgaaggcgcGAAAAATGAAGCTGTTATAGGTAGCACGTTTAtttgcttgagggtgcgaagaatcttgtcgtattgtggttgctgtttgggttggttttccgaatattttgtaagataaagaagaaggatgtctagtgatagttaagtctagaaagttaagagtttggctgtgttctgattcaagggtgaatttaatattagggtctaagttgttgagatgaataagtgtagaggctgtgttggttgattcttcatttaaaattactaaagtgtcgtcgacatatctgtcccaaaagaggatgttggagaaattattattattattattattattattattattattattattattattattattattattattattattattattattattattattattattattattattattattattattattattattgatttttgtgttttctaagaagtcaaggtaaatttcagcaagaatgcctgaagctggtgagcccatagcttgttgataaatggtgttatccaagataaaataattattattaagaaccaattttaaaatagacatgaagtcttgaatttcaagtttacttaggttactgaatttgtttaggtggttgttaatgttgttaatgttgttaattatggggaataatttggttGGATATTAatgttctttaatttgttgattagatcagaagtgtttttgatagatttgttagataaaatgtttggatgaatttagaagtattgtataggggaatgggtctgtaattgattattggacggatgggaatgttagttttgtgaatttttgggagggctttggcagtggctaggcctgggttcatgtttattaatttagttttttcttgatctgtgaggagaaaggaagtgttttttaaagtttgtttgagtaggcgttggatttttgtggttgggtctttttttattatagaaaaagaagagtcactgaaaaaaattttggttttatctaagtagtcagttttttccattatgacagtagtgttgcctttatcagatttggtgatgataagattattgtcattgattttctttttaaggtccAAAATgagttaattattattaatattattattatcatttttattattattattattaagagaagtgtttttgtcattgttaaggaagattttttcgagttttctttttacttcatatctgatttcatcttattcatcagttggcattttgttaatggctatttcagattcagtaATTAAATTATTGGCTACATTCTTAAGAACaaatcttcttcacataaatttcagtttaagaacattaacacaccctccaaaactattcatcaattccatcctcccattgtaaatttatctaaaacaactctgagtgatgatgaaaacttacTTCTCTcgaagggcctcaaacacaattggcccaacctcagctctttcaatgtagccactaatttaattattgaatctgaaatagccattaacaaaatgccaactggtgaacaagatgaaatcagatatgaagtaaaaagaaaactcgaAAAAATCATCCTTAACAatgacaaaaacacttctcttaataataataataataataataataataataataataatattaataataattaactcattacttcctttctcctcacagatcaagaaaaaactaaattaataaacatgaacccaggcctagccactgccaaagccctcccaaaaattcacaaaactaacattcccatccgtccaataatcaattacagacccagtcccctatacaatacttctaaattcatccaaacatttttactaaaaaactatCAATTTTTATCTAACAAATCTAtaaaaaacacttctgatctaatcaacaaattaaagaactttaatatccaaccaaattattccccataattaACAACATTAACagcaacctaaacaaattcagtaacctaagtaaacttgaaattcaagacttcatgtctattttaaaattggttcttaataataattattttaccttggataacaccatttatcaacaagctatgggctcaccagcttcaggcattcttgctgaaatttaccttgacttcttagaaaacacaaaaatcaataataataataataataataataataatttctccaacatcctcttttgggacagatatgtcgacgacactttagtaattttaaatgaagaatcaaccaacgcagcctctacacttattcatctcaacaacttagaccctaacattaaattcacccttgaatcagaacacaacctaactcttaactttctagacttaactatcactagacatccttcttctttatcttacaaaatattcagaaaaccaacccaaacagcaaccacaatacgacaagattcttcgcaccctcaagcaaaTAAACGTGCTACCTATAACAGCTTCATTTTTCgcgccttcaacacccctatgtctaaaaaaagatttaaataatgaattgaacaccatccgtaacattgCTAAACTCAATGGCTTTaataactccttcataaaccgcatcatcaacaaattcaaacgccgtcctaaaaccactttatctaaagacacaacaaaaccaactgcattttccattttcactttcactttcactcaagatgcttataaaataactaatattttttaaaaacacaatatgaaaatttcttttagaactaacaatagaaatttggatattttacacaactctaaatcactaaataaatctaatgctttttctaaatccggagtgtacagattcaaatgcaacaactgcaattcctcctacatcggacaaaccggctGCAAGTTcgatatcagatactccgaacatatcaacgccattaaatacaatagattctccgccataggacaacacatacaagactccaagcatagtttcaccaatattgaaaaagacatgaaaatacttaaaatcataaacaaaggtcccctcttaaacactactgaaaaattgctttatccaccttgatcagtacttcaacccaaatttcaacttaaacaacatttctgaaaaaccaaatatccttttcgacttcttaattcttcttctcaaaaattctaaatttcaaaaccccaattctattttccatgccttacaaagttcctacccacattttctacctccaataacccaccctcctaacccaccctaaactacccctccttcatctccctaccttatccttcctcaacaccatttaatcttcaatttctttcactcttctcttttttccactattcctcttcctctattaatttattctatcatttctcaaaaaaaaaaaaattcatttccaccttcatttcgatttttctcatccatactcaactcctgccttacgCCGATTTCAGCTACTTCAATctagacctgaattttttacgttttaaaaattgcgcactgtgcatatacgttttcatttgtttccggtattgcgctttttactatattttttttctcttcacaattgttttttcacgtcaactgttctatgaattctataggagcacaattacttactcgattatattgaattgtatt
This window encodes:
- the LOC136881146 gene encoding uncharacterized protein; the protein is MTAKKGTKMKDSEGTECSNTIRFGKKLLLTNKEQKGQEKPDTKEALLLAAVIEDEDKERNRKRRLFWIRDIGSRRKIHGEFHHLIQELNGSDEEFKSYFRLSQEQFHELLSVIEGDIKKKCTNWRKSITPKERLAICLRYLVTGDRFKTIAYSYRTGASTVSSIVNEVCEAIWNRLQDEVLPIPSEEKWKLIAKDFENLWNFPHCLGALDGKHVLIRAPPNSGTTFYNYKKTFSIVLLAVVDAHYRFTVIDVEAKGRNSDGGIFSNSAFGSALKDGSIKIPADEPLASHGPSLPFVFVGDEAFPLKRYLMRPFPRDQVHNNEPKGVFNYRLSRARRIVENTFGILVSQWGVYEKPFRCKLELVDKIVKATCVLHNYMRQNIQVTPAGQCEQEIMTDDAGLDPIPHVGCNATQEAFQR